The Maridesulfovibrio frigidus DSM 17176 genome has a segment encoding these proteins:
- a CDS encoding PseG/SpsG family protein, whose protein sequence is MHKPASKDQSCTSQVESESNPHGNILFFCEGSPERGFGHVSRCLALAAEFKEHSRNCIFVFRGSETARNKISEAGFEVIEVANEACFSSYKFSNEAAVVLDLLIPLEDSFFADASSKNVLICTLDDPTPNRIKSDLAFYPPVPQVKELDWENYAGELFCDWDFIPLRKEFANCASPAHHPKPSAQPEMLITAGGSDPAELTLKILLALRSLNEPFHAKVIVGPMFKNLDKIKGISLELGDKVKLITGVKEMAELMLESDMAVASFGMTAYELAACKTPQLLICLTDDHERSASALHNAGAAISLGRYDLVSEQILIENLHKLISSANLRSEMSSNAEKLGIGDGSSNICTAILKRLELK, encoded by the coding sequence ATGCATAAACCAGCTTCAAAAGATCAATCCTGCACATCGCAAGTGGAAAGCGAAAGCAACCCACACGGCAATATACTCTTCTTCTGTGAAGGCTCACCAGAACGAGGATTTGGGCACGTTAGTAGATGCCTTGCACTCGCCGCAGAATTTAAAGAACACAGCCGCAACTGTATCTTTGTATTCAGAGGAAGCGAAACTGCACGAAACAAAATATCCGAAGCCGGATTTGAAGTTATCGAAGTGGCTAACGAGGCTTGTTTTAGCAGTTACAAATTTTCAAACGAAGCCGCAGTAGTTCTTGATTTACTCATCCCGCTCGAAGATTCATTCTTTGCAGATGCATCAAGTAAGAACGTTTTAATTTGCACTCTCGATGATCCCACGCCCAATAGAATTAAATCTGATTTGGCTTTTTACCCGCCCGTCCCGCAAGTAAAAGAACTTGATTGGGAAAACTATGCTGGCGAATTATTTTGTGATTGGGACTTCATTCCTTTGCGCAAAGAATTTGCCAACTGCGCTAGCCCTGCGCATCACCCAAAACCCTCTGCGCAGCCTGAAATGCTGATCACCGCAGGTGGAAGCGACCCAGCTGAGCTTACCCTTAAAATTTTGCTAGCTTTACGATCTTTAAATGAGCCATTCCATGCAAAAGTAATAGTCGGCCCCATGTTCAAAAATCTGGACAAAATCAAGGGGATATCCTTAGAACTCGGTGACAAAGTAAAACTAATCACTGGCGTAAAAGAAATGGCTGAACTTATGCTGGAAAGTGACATGGCAGTGGCATCTTTCGGCATGACGGCATATGAGCTTGCCGCATGTAAGACTCCGCAATTATTGATCTGCTTAACGGATGATCATGAACGCTCGGCATCCGCCTTGCATAATGCAGGAGCAGCCATTTCACTCGGCAGATATGACCTTGTCAGTGAACAAATTTTGATCGAAAATCTGCACAAACTTATTTCCAGTGCGAATCTACGGTCTGAAATGAGTTCCAATGCTGAGAAACTAGGCATTGGAGACGGCTCATCAAACATTTGCACAGCCATACTGAAGAGACTGGAGCTTAAATAG
- a CDS encoding transketolase — MSVSKYDELEKFAAELRKSIIIMNCHAGSGHPGGSLSCVEIISWLYCNEMNYSTENMNDPERDRFILSKGHSCLSLYAALAEKGFFSKEAFKTLRHAGGILQGHPDRLKTPGVEFNSGSLGQGFSFALGCALGAKRAGRKNRTYALLGDGELNEGQIWEGCMFGAHQKLDNMVAIVDYNKFQSDDLNTNITAIEPMNDKFKAFGWHVIEIDGHNFREIENAFTRARAMTGKPTMIIAHTIKGKGISYMENVPKWHGSLCPTGKERECAMRECGCEELI, encoded by the coding sequence ATGAGCGTGTCCAAGTATGACGAACTTGAAAAGTTTGCTGCAGAATTAAGAAAGTCAATCATCATCATGAACTGCCATGCAGGATCAGGCCATCCGGGCGGATCGTTATCATGTGTAGAAATCATAAGTTGGCTTTACTGCAATGAAATGAACTACTCCACTGAAAATATGAACGATCCCGAGCGCGATAGATTCATTCTTTCTAAAGGACACTCCTGCCTATCTCTTTACGCCGCATTAGCGGAAAAAGGATTTTTCTCTAAGGAAGCTTTCAAGACATTGCGCCACGCGGGCGGAATACTGCAAGGACATCCCGACCGTTTGAAAACTCCGGGAGTTGAATTCAACTCAGGTTCACTCGGACAGGGGTTTTCTTTTGCACTCGGCTGTGCTCTCGGAGCCAAAAGAGCAGGCCGGAAGAACCGTACATATGCGCTGCTTGGTGACGGAGAACTCAACGAAGGCCAGATCTGGGAAGGGTGCATGTTCGGAGCGCATCAGAAGCTAGACAACATGGTTGCCATCGTCGATTACAATAAATTTCAAAGTGACGACCTGAATACCAACATCACTGCCATTGAGCCTATGAATGATAAGTTCAAAGCTTTCGGATGGCACGTGATAGAAATTGACGGTCATAATTTCCGCGAGATTGAGAACGCATTTACCCGTGCTAGAGCCATGACAGGCAAGCCGACCATGATCATCGCGCATACCATTAAGGGTAAAGGAATCTCATACATGGAAAATGTACCAAAATGGCACGGCAGCCTCTGCCCCACCGGAAAAGAAAGAGAATGCGCCATGCGTGAATGCGGATGCGAGGAGTTAATATAA
- a CDS encoding class I SAM-dependent methyltransferase: protein MSDVKSWKEHKGAVLHSMDDFDVIDCTTCGFKHIIPIPSEDELREIYKHDYHVKDKPLMLEHQLEDKEWLESVNDARLATLEKILGGTGKFLDIGSGNGFLLGQAQKRGWTVKGIEPSDKAADYSCSQGLDVACSVFDKECADSLELFDVVHLGDVMEHLPSPQDMLDLCNQVLRPGGLIAVGVPNEYTPIQKILNEDMDVRPWWVAPPHHLNYFDKESLEGLLSRVGFTPCHSDISFPMELFLLMGKNYLDDPKLGRECHAMRKELELKLTKSGNKDFLDKLYSCFAEAGMGRTVLVIAQKNSEKE from the coding sequence GTGAGCGATGTAAAAAGCTGGAAAGAACACAAAGGTGCAGTACTACACAGCATGGACGATTTTGATGTAATCGACTGCACCACTTGTGGTTTCAAGCATATAATACCAATCCCTAGCGAAGATGAATTGCGTGAGATTTATAAACACGATTACCATGTTAAAGATAAGCCGCTCATGCTTGAGCATCAGCTAGAAGATAAAGAATGGCTTGAAAGCGTCAATGATGCACGTCTCGCCACTCTGGAAAAAATTTTAGGCGGAACAGGTAAGTTTCTTGATATTGGTTCCGGTAACGGATTCTTACTCGGGCAGGCGCAAAAACGCGGATGGACTGTAAAAGGAATCGAGCCATCCGATAAGGCGGCTGATTATTCATGCTCGCAAGGGCTTGATGTTGCGTGTTCTGTATTCGATAAAGAATGTGCGGATAGTCTGGAACTTTTCGATGTTGTCCACTTAGGCGATGTCATGGAGCATCTGCCATCTCCGCAGGACATGCTTGATCTATGTAATCAAGTTCTGCGTCCGGGGGGACTTATTGCTGTCGGCGTACCAAACGAATACACTCCCATCCAAAAGATTCTTAATGAAGACATGGATGTGCGCCCATGGTGGGTGGCTCCTCCCCATCACCTTAATTACTTTGATAAAGAGTCCCTCGAAGGGTTACTCTCCCGTGTAGGATTTACTCCCTGCCATTCAGACATTTCGTTTCCGATGGAACTGTTCCTGCTTATGGGGAAAAATTATCTGGATGATCCAAAGCTCGGGCGTGAATGCCATGCCATGCGTAAAGAGCTTGAACTGAAACTTACCAAGTCCGGTAACAAAGATTTTTTAGATAAACTTTACAGCTGTTTTGCCGAGGCCGGAATGGGACGAACCGTACTTGTAATTGCGCAAAAGAATAGCGAAAAGGAATAA
- a CDS encoding transketolase family protein produces MENMRDAFGKVLTELAAERDDFVVLDADVAGGTGTYHFREAYPDRFIQCGIAEQNMFSMAAGLAESGIIPIVTCYAVFASMRAIEQARNSIAYPEFNVKIAASHLGLDVGPDGATHQALEDIAIYRSIPKMSVVSPADPIELKAVMPYLLDNTGPLYLRTGRSPLPNVFDENTIFEHGKAQVLREGTDATIMAVGVMVHRALIAADVLAKEGISCRILNMSWLKPMDEAAVIKAAKETGAIVTCEDHNKYGGLGGAVMEIVCEGCPAPVERVAVNDIFGASGEPEDLAKEYGLMPDDIVKAVRKAVSRKL; encoded by the coding sequence ATGGAAAATATGAGAGACGCCTTCGGTAAAGTATTAACTGAGCTCGCGGCAGAGCGTGACGATTTCGTAGTTCTTGACGCAGACGTAGCCGGCGGAACCGGAACCTACCATTTCCGCGAAGCTTATCCAGACAGATTCATCCAGTGCGGAATTGCAGAGCAAAACATGTTCTCAATGGCGGCAGGTCTCGCAGAATCAGGGATTATCCCGATTGTTACTTGCTATGCAGTTTTTGCTTCCATGCGCGCTATTGAACAGGCTCGTAACTCCATCGCTTACCCGGAATTCAATGTAAAAATAGCAGCCAGCCATTTAGGACTCGATGTTGGTCCAGATGGGGCAACTCATCAGGCACTCGAAGACATCGCCATTTATCGTAGCATTCCTAAGATGAGCGTGGTCTCCCCTGCCGACCCAATAGAACTTAAGGCCGTGATGCCATATTTGCTCGATAATACGGGACCATTATATTTGAGAACAGGGCGCAGTCCACTGCCGAATGTTTTTGACGAAAACACAATTTTCGAACACGGCAAAGCACAGGTTCTCCGCGAAGGAACCGATGCAACCATTATGGCTGTGGGCGTTATGGTTCACCGCGCACTTATTGCTGCGGACGTTCTTGCAAAAGAAGGAATATCCTGCCGCATATTAAATATGTCATGGCTAAAACCCATGGACGAAGCCGCTGTAATCAAAGCCGCAAAAGAGACAGGCGCAATCGTTACCTGTGAAGATCACAACAAGTACGGTGGACTCGGCGGAGCTGTTATGGAAATAGTCTGCGAAGGCTGCCCTGCTCCAGTTGAACGCGTAGCTGTAAACGACATTTTCGGAGCATCCGGCGAGCCGGAAGACCTTGCAAAAGAATACGGGCTAATGCCGGATGATATTGTTAAGGCAGTGCGCAAGGCTGTTAGCCGGAAACTTTAA
- a CDS encoding SDR family NAD(P)-dependent oxidoreductase gives MSRLENKIALVTGGGRGIGKAISTKLAENGAEVILTWVSDSASADETVGSIIKNGGKARALKLEVSDAASVEAVVKDISGKEGRLDILVNNAGINNPTDFDQITSDDWDKILNVNLKGPFLCTQRCLDLLKKSSAGSIINIGSVSGQYGGPRTAHYAASKAGLISLGQVAARFGAEWNIRCNTISAGLIASEMADEGLKNPAVQKAAENVLMKRFGAATEVADTVVYLASDDSSYITAQTINVNGGLYF, from the coding sequence ATGAGTAGACTAGAAAATAAAATAGCATTGGTCACAGGTGGCGGACGAGGAATTGGTAAAGCCATATCCACCAAACTTGCTGAGAACGGAGCGGAAGTAATTCTCACATGGGTTTCGGACAGCGCAAGTGCGGATGAAACTGTCGGATCCATAATTAAAAACGGTGGCAAAGCGCGCGCCCTCAAGCTTGAAGTAAGTGATGCAGCTTCTGTTGAAGCTGTAGTTAAAGATATTTCAGGTAAAGAAGGACGGTTAGATATTCTGGTCAACAACGCTGGAATTAACAACCCTACAGATTTTGACCAGATTACTTCTGACGATTGGGATAAAATTTTAAACGTGAATCTCAAAGGACCATTCCTTTGTACACAGCGTTGCCTTGATTTGCTCAAAAAAAGTAGCGCAGGTAGCATCATAAACATTGGTTCTGTCAGCGGACAGTATGGCGGACCCCGGACCGCACATTACGCAGCAAGTAAGGCGGGACTAATTTCCCTCGGACAGGTTGCCGCACGTTTTGGAGCAGAGTGGAACATCCGCTGTAATACCATTTCAGCGGGCCTTATCGCTTCCGAAATGGCAGACGAAGGGCTCAAGAATCCGGCTGTTCAAAAAGCCGCTGAAAATGTACTTATGAAGAGATTCGGAGCTGCGACAGAAGTAGCAGACACTGTAGTCTACCTAGCATCCGACGACTCTTCTTATATCACCGCACAAACGATCAACGTTAATGGCGGACTTTATTTCTAA